A stretch of DNA from Sebastes fasciatus isolate fSebFas1 chromosome 16, fSebFas1.pri, whole genome shotgun sequence:
ACACGATAATAACTTATGTTGTTTAAATattcagataaaaaatattgaatttttCAGGACCTTGAAGTTTCCTTGATTAAACATCTGAAAGGGTCATTTTGCATAttgaggacttttacttttgctACCTTAGTACATTTTTCTGGTAGTACTTTAGTCAAGtagaattttgaatgcaggtcttttacttgtaacagagtatttttacagtgtggtattgttacaggatctgagtactttttccaccactgctacTGTACAAATGTTTGTCTTTTATGTCAAAGGAGTGATTCCAGAAGAGCACTGAAACTGAGGGAGTCTCCTGCTGTAATGCAGCCTGATGCAAGCGAGCTGGGCGCTCATGAAGGAAACGGTTTATCCTTAACTCTGCAACCAGAGCTGACCAGGACACCAGGccctggtgctgctgctgctgctgctgctaccaacCCTGAATGCAACGAGGTGCGGGTAACCATGACCAACAAGCCTGGCGAGTCCAGTGGAGGCGCATCATCCAGGAGGTCCAGAGTCAACTCCCACAGCCACACCCATGCTCAGCCACACGCACACAATCGGGTGCCGCACCACTCGAATACGGAGCCTGAGCTTGACCCGCCTGACTCTGATCTAGACTCTGGAGAACCGAGCACTTCCATGTCCGAGCTTCGCTGTCTCTTCCGCTGGCTCCAAAAGAGTCTTCCTTTCCTCATCATACTGTGTGCTAAACTGGTCATCCAACATGCTCTTGGTGAGTACGCAAACACCATTATTGCAACTGTGAACACAAGACAACGTATTAAACTCTTTCTCTCCATTCACCAGGTCTAGCAGTTGGGGTTGGCCTCTTCACAACTTTTctatatgtgaataaaaacattcaaactcAAGTCTTTCTTCAGGTAagttaagaacacaaaacatttGTTGATTCCTTATGCATTTCATTGCTATTAGATTCCTAAACCGTGTTTTTGCCTGCGTGTTCCCTCAGGATCGTCACTCAAAGCTGCAGTGTGTATGGCTGCTACTATTCCTGATCTCCTCCACCCTCCTGCTTTACTACACCTTTCTCACCGAGACACTTCACCATTGGTAAGAGTAAATGCATCTTCTCACATTATTAGTTAACCCAGACAACAAGACTGTGAGGCTGTTTCCCGTAGCCAGTTACCTCCAGAACACACTGTGGTCATTTCTTTATACTCTGGGTGACTTGACTACAGCTCTTTCATCCAGCAGAACTCTTAACTTAAACATCAAAATACATTCTTTACTAGTACAAACTGAAGAGTAAAATCTATATCGTGGCATATAGACCAGTGTATGTTCATATTGCCCACCTGTGCTGTAGTTCAGTAAACAGCTAAACCTGAACGTGCCACTTAACCTGAATGTCCATCTCCTTCCAGCCTCATCTTCCTCAGCCCAACCATTGAGCCGCTGGGTTTCTGGGAGGTTCTGTGGGTTGTCGGCATCACCAACTTCATAATAAAGTTTCTCTTTATGGGGATTAAGTGCCTTATTCTGCTGCTGCCATCCTCTCTGGTGACCTACAAAACCCAGGTGAGAGTGGTGGATTTCTCCATAGGATTGTTGGTTAAGAAGAAAATATCACTATCTAATGTTATGTCTTGGTGGAGCTGGTTCAGTTGTTACTATTCAGTGTGTTTATGTCTCCAGGGGAGGTGGGTGATGCTGACTGAGGAGCTGGGTCAGGTCCACCAGTCCACAGCTCCCGTTCCACTGTGGTTCCGCTACCTGGTCATGTACCAGGAGGTTGACGGCACCCCTGGACTCACACTGGGGGTCCTGCTGGCTTTGCTCTACCTCATACTGAAGGTGTGATCCGTCAAACTAACCAACAATAATGTGTGTTTCATAATGTTAAAAACTAAAAGTCAAAGtttacttttctctctctctcagcttttAGGATTGTACGGACAGTGGACGTCTTTACTGAAAACTGTGAGGATATTTGTAAAGGGCGAGGTCAGTGGTAAACAACTTCTTTGTTAAATATCTAGTGGTCACATTCAGTAACCATCTATTTTGAgatgttttgttctgtttctcAGCACACAGGCACAGCAGCCATTAGGAGTCAGTGCAGCGAGGCCGGAGACGTCTGTCCAATCTGTCAGGGAGAGTACAGGGAGCCTCGGGTTCTACTCTGTCAGGTAAAACCACACAAGTGTGTCATACCATACCATTGGTCAGGGTTTGTTATTATTGTAGTTGCAgtatttttaattgaatttattaATTAGCTTTTACTGTGCCGTGTGGGCATCGATAGGCAAATTAGGATCCTTAAGGCGTCTGTCACACACATCCTTCCTCTTCAATTCTATGTTATCAAACTTTATCACAGTATACAGCAGTTGCGGATATCATGCGCTTTAGATCACAACTTCATATTCACTTATtacttaaaggataactttggtatttttcaacctggaccctatttgtGACTTTTGTGGACAACAAAAATTGACCACTAATTGACCGCTAAACGAACTGTAATGtaatttggggcaacctggggcctgtactacgaagcgagttcaacataacCAGAGTACCaactggcaaaagaaaaaaaaattccaatgCGTAAATTAGCAGatatattaatttaacggaatactaaAAAGTCAGACATAGTCGTccagatggggcagtgatattataagtAGCTTTCAGAAGTGTAATGGAGGAATAGACTACACTTCATTATGGCCTTTGACAAAGTTTTGGCGTGTacgactatttcagccttctttcagcatGTGAAAtggacttgagagcaagtaatataataaaaaagatgatATAATAAAAAGATGATTCAAAGCGGTAAGCATCCACAGcacacagccagctgtcctctctgcatttgtcagtttaaactgtgttgattTCAGCCTGAATTAGGATTTAAAcgtctttgtctttgtgtaaTATCATACGCACcgagctttgattggtcagtaggtggTGCTTTTATAccagttgatctcttatctggaacataacctgctccggagcaggttaggtgttcagcatcagttaccacgGCGATCTACcctggtaagaagtgaaccacctttGTAGGACAAAAAACCCAgggttaaacctgaagttacctcgctaaccgcagatcctgcttcgtagtacaggcctcggGTACcatcagtttacgtccactataagcgcttgtttttgccact
This window harbors:
- the rnft1 gene encoding E3 ubiquitin-protein ligase RNFT1, which translates into the protein MKLRVQNDRSDSRRALKLRESPAVMQPDASELGAHEGNGLSLTLQPELTRTPGPGAAAAAAATNPECNEVRVTMTNKPGESSGGASSRRSRVNSHSHTHAQPHAHNRVPHHSNTEPELDPPDSDLDSGEPSTSMSELRCLFRWLQKSLPFLIILCAKLVIQHALGLAVGVGLFTTFLYVNKNIQTQVFLQDRHSKLQCVWLLLFLISSTLLLYYTFLTETLHHCLIFLSPTIEPLGFWEVLWVVGITNFIIKFLFMGIKCLILLLPSSLVTYKTQGRWVMLTEELGQVHQSTAPVPLWFRYLVMYQEVDGTPGLTLGVLLALLYLILKLLGLYGQWTSLLKTVRIFVKGEHTGTAAIRSQCSEAGDVCPICQGEYREPRVLLCQHIFCDECIALWFNREKSCPLCRTVITEKVYKWRDGATSPHLQIY